A genomic window from Fusarium falciforme chromosome 2, complete sequence includes:
- a CDS encoding 60S ribosomal export protein NMD3, translated as MRHRLPNMSMDLDDQPISIAPVSQQQGAATILCCNCGAPIDGTTSAGALCYDCIKLTVDISQGVQREATLNFCRDCDRWLMPPTSWIVAAPESRELLALCLKKLRGLNKVRIVDASFVWTEPHSRRIKVKLTIQDAVQDGMLLQQSFEVVYVVAYQQCPECAKSYTANVWRAAVQVRQKVLHKRTFLFLEQLIMKHGAHRDTLNIKEAKDGIDFFFSQKNQAEKFIDFLNSVVPVKVKASQELISHDVHTSKTSYKFTYSAELVPICKDDLVAMPIKMAKQNGNVSPLLLCHRIGTSVYLLDPQTLQTCDVSSPIYWRAPFLSLADTHELVEFIVMDIEPTMTQKGKWTLAEATVARASDLGHNDRTYFTRTHLGRLLQPGDSAMGYLLSGTVFNNTEYEAIEASNQYGSTIPDVVLVKKHYPRRRKNRKRNWKLKRMDKDEGELLPKKADQDRMDREYEQFLRDVEEDEELRATLALYKSKKKTEEEMSIAETEEGDDEAPHVDMDELLDDFDELTMEDRQMHG; from the exons ATG AGACATCGTTTGCCCAACATGTCGATGGATCTTGATGACCAGCCTATTTCCATCGCCCCTGTCTCTCAGCAGCAGGGCGCTGCGAC TATTCTCTGCTGCAACTGCGGCGCCCCCATCGATGGAACGACTTCCGCCGGCGCTCTCTGCTACGACTGCATCAAGCTCACCGTCGACATTTCCCAGGGCGTCCAGCGCGAGGCCACCCTCAACTTCTGCCGAGACTGCGACCGATGGCTCATGCCCCCCACCAGCTGGATCGTGGCCGCCCCCGAGTCCCGAGAGCTGCTGGCCCTGTGCCTCAAGAAGCTGCGCGGCCTAAACAAGGTCCGCATCGTCGACGCTAGCTTTGTCTGGACCGAGCCGCACTCGCGCCGTatcaaggtcaagctcaCTATCCAGGACGCCGTCCAGGATGGCATGCTCCTCCAGCAGAGCTTCGAGGTGGTCTATGTCGTGGCCTACCAGCAGTGCCCCGAGTGCGCCAAGTCGTACACGGCCAACGTCTGGCGAGCTGCCGTCCAGGTCCGACAAAAGGTCCTCCACAAGCGAACCTTTTTGTTCCTCGAGCAGCTGATCATGAAGCACGGCGCCCACCGGGATACCCTCAacatcaaggaggccaaggacggcatcgactttttcttttcccagAAGAACCAGGCTGAGAAGTTTATTGATTTCCTCAACTCTGTTGTTCCCGTCAAGGTGAAGGCGTCTCAGGAGCTCATCTCTCACGATGTCCACACCTCCAAGACGTCCTACAAGTTCACATACTCGGCCGAGTTGGTGCCTATATGCAAAGACGACTTGGTCGCCATGCCcatcaagatggccaagcagAACGGCAACGTctctcccctcctcctctgccacAGGATCGGCACCTCGGTCTACCTTCTGGACCCCCAGACCCTTCAGACATGCGACGTCAGCTCACCAATCTACTGGCGTGCTCCTTTCCTGTCTCTCGCCGATACACATGAGCTCGTCGAGTTCATCGTTATGGATATCGAGCCTACCATGACTCAGAAGGGCAAGTGGACGCTTGCCGAAGCCACAGTTGCCCGAGCCTCTGATCTCGGCCACAACGACCGAACATATTTCACAAGGACACACCTAGGCCGGCTCCTCCAGCCTGGTGACTCGGCCATGGGTTACCTACTGTCCGGTACCGTCTTCAACAACACAGAATACGAGGCTATCGAGGCCTCCAACCAGTATGGGTCGACAATTCCCGACGTGGTGCTGGTCAAGAAGCACTATCCCCGCCGCCGGAAGAACCGCAAGAGAAACTGGAAGCTCAAGCGCATGGACAAGGACGAGGGCGAGCTTCTTCCCAAGAAGGCCGACCAGGACCGCATGGACCGAGAGTACGAGCAGTTCTTGCGGGAtgtggaggaggacgaggagctccGTGCTACGCTCGCCTTGTACAAGTCTAAGAAGAAgacagaggaggagatgagcATAGCAGAGACggaggagggtgatgatgaggcgCCGCATGTGGATATGGATGAGTTGCTGGACGACTTTGATGAGCTTACGATGGAGGATCGGCAAATGCATGGTTAG
- a CDS encoding 18S rRNA factor 2, whose translation MLWSSRQTNWHFNMAPEKKNDFLDTADSDEENDVGYNSEDEVTKGGHTAKRRKLDSDDEDDLGSDVDRDASDNEDDVAEGGADLKEDEETKDEPKKSKRKSKDSLSTELPDITKPLTKKNLVASEAAIKKSGVVYLSRIPPFMKPVKLRSLLEPYGTINRIFLAPEDPASHARRVRAGGNKKRSYTEGWVEFVNKKDAKAVCELLNARTIGGKKGSYYRDDLWNLLYLKGFKWHNLTEQIATENAERTSRMRAEISKTTRENKEFVRNVEKAKMLDGMEAKAKAKKRKAGVEEQGEDEVRQVKRSFKQVPLAKKRTEVEEQPAEVARVLSKIF comes from the coding sequence ATGCTCTGGAGTTCGCGACAAACCAATTGGCACTTCAACATGGCGCCAGAAAAGAAGAACGACTTTCTCGACACCGCCGacagcgacgaggagaacGATGTCGGTTACAACTCTGAAGATGAAGTGACAAAGGGCGGCCACACCGCCAAGCGACGGAAACTCGACTcggacgatgaggacgacctGGGTAGCGACGTTGATCGCGATGCCAGCGACAACGAGGACGATGTGGCCGAGGGAGGTGCAGACCtaaaggaggatgaggaaaccAAAGACGAACCCAAAAAGTCAAAACGCAAATCAAAAGACTCGCTATCGACAGAACTGCCCGACATCACAAAGCCCCTAACAAAGAAGAACCTCGTCGCATCAGAGGCCGCAATCAAAAAGTCTGGTGTCGTCTACCTCTCCCGCATCCCGCCCTTCATGAAGCCCGTCAAGCTTCGTTCCCTCCTCGAGCCTTACGGCACTATCAACCGCATCTTCCTGGCCCCCGAGGACCCTGCGTCGCACGCCCGCCGCGTCCGCGCCGGCGGCAACAAGAAGCGCTCCTACACTGAGGGCTGGGTCGAGTTTGTAAACAAGAAGGATGCCAAGGCCGTCTGCGAGCTGCTCAACGCGCGCACCATCGGCGGCAAGAAGGGCAGCTACTACCGCGACGACCTGTGGAACCTGCTCTACCTCAAGGGCTTCAAGTGGCACAACCTGACGGAGCAGATCGCCACCGAGAACGCCGAGCGCACCAGCCGCATGAGGGCTGAGATCAGTAAGACGACGCGCGAGAACAAGGAGTTTGTCAGGAAcgtcgagaaggccaagatgctCGACGGCatggaggccaaggcaaaggcaaagaagaggaaggctgGTGTCGAGGAGCAGGGCGAGGACGAAGTGCGGCAGGTCAAGAGGTCTTTCAAGCAGGTCCcgctggccaagaagaggaCGGAAGTGGAAGAACAGCCAGCAGAGGTGGCGAGAGTATTAAGCaagattttttaa
- a CDS encoding Phosphomevalonate kinase gives MSTRNPTVAVSAPGKVFLAGGYLVLDQQYTAFVFGLDARINIIASEIHTTPGVQLTEIVVDSPQFLEAQWRYGYHLAEEGGGIKVTQLQVGAKINPNPFVETTLSYALTYIDRVAGQRPTHSMTSARLIILADNDYYSHSEVKGSKGGRFARFPVTLGEANKTGLGSSAALVTSLTASLLAHYLPRDLFDIDSDKGRRTLHNLAQAAHCAAQGKVGSGFDVATAVYGSCRYRRFSPATLSKIPEPGAAGFADALVKLVDGESEWDVEILKDAVIMPKGVVLRMCDVDCGSKTVGMVKKVLAWKAQNPEASKELWDELQQRNEQFIATLNAGDVEQLPSRIAAVRELIRKMGDASEVPIEPESQTELIDGLSTVEGVYGGVVPGAGGFDAVALLMRDDEETKQRVEEFLKRWAQDKGTKVKLLAVKGEMQGVRSESLDVYAGWV, from the exons ATGTCCACCCGCAACCCCACCGTCGCCGTGTCCGCCCCGGGCAAGGTCTTCCTGGCGGGCGGGTATCTGGTGCTCGACCAGCAGTACACGGCGTTTGTGTTTGGGCTGGACGCGCgcatcaacatcatcgcGAGCGAGATTCACACGACGCCTGGGGTGCAGCTGACCGAGATCGTCGTCGACAGCCCGCAGTTCCTCGAGGCGCAATGGAGGTACGGATACCACCTGGCTGAGGAGGGCGGCGGCATCAAGGTGACTCAATTGCAGGT CGGGGCCAAGATCAACCCCAATCCCTTTGTCGAGACAACTCTCAGCTACGCACTCACCTACATTGACCGCGTCGCTGGCCAGCGGCCCACCCACAGCATGACGTCTGCCcgcctcatcatcctcgcggACAATGACTACTACTCCCACTCGGAGGTCAAGGGCTCCAAGGGTGGCCGCTTCGCCAGGTTCCCCGTGACGCTGGGCGAGGCCAACAAGACGGGCCTGGGCTCGTCAGCTGCCCTCGTCACCTCGTTGACGGCGTCCCTCTTGGCTCACTACCTGCCCCGGGACCTCTTTGACATTGACTCGGACAAGGGCAGGCGGACGCTGCACAACCTGGCGCAGGCGGCTCACTGCGCTGCGCAGGGCAAGGTCGGGTCCGGCTTTGACGTGGCGACGGCCGTCTACGGGTCCTGCAGGTACAGGCGCTTCTCGCCGGCGACGCTGAGCAAGATTCCCGAGCCGGGAGCCGCCGGGTTCGCGGATGCGCTGGTGAAGCTGGTCGACGGTGAGTCCGAGTGGGAtgtcgagatcctcaaggacGCCGTCATCATGCCCAAGGGCGTGGTGCTGCGCATGTGCGATGTCGATTGCGGGAGCAAGACGGTCGGCATGGTCAAGAAGGTGCTGGCGTGGAAGGCCCAGAACCCGGAGGCGTCCAAGGAGCTCTGGGATGAGCTCCAGCAGAGGAACGAGCAGTTCATCGCCACGCTCAACGCTGGCGATGTCGAGCAGCTGCCGAGCAGAATCGCGGCGGTGAGGGAGCTGATCAGGAAGATGGGCGACGCGAGCGAGGTGCCCATCGAGCCCGAGAGCCAGACGGAGCTCATTGACGGCCTAAGCACCGTCGAGGGCGTCTACGGCGGCGTTGTCCCGGGTGCTGGTGGCTTCGACGCCGTGGCACTACTGATGagggacgacgaggagaccAAGCAACGGGTCGAGGAGTTTCTGAAGCGGTGGGCTCAGGACAAGGGCACCAAGGTCAAGCTCCTGGCGGTCAAGGGTGAGATGCAAGGTGTCCGATCCGAGAGCCTCGACGTGTACGCAGGCTGGGTCTGA